The following are encoded together in the Alteromonas gilva genome:
- a CDS encoding M28 family peptidase, protein MKINAFVWCFVALMTVAVSADDDLPPWMNDLNVLAADVMEGRETGSKGAQRSRDYLLKRYQQIGLSALPTLNDFTHPFTATKNDHVITGINMLGMLNANPGDGTAEPANRYIVVSAHYDHIGRSGRRIYNGADDNASGVAAMLYLATQSQQQQRQCHQVFLASDAEEHGLLGARAFVRAELINKAGIFVNLNLDMLSQPGGRREVLVSGNKSHPAFEQLISDIEFASTMPMIATDERSRVGRYPSNVDRRKVSDHAAFAEQGVPFLFLGVGRHTYYHTPRDTSSRVNQAFYAETVNVAWQYLQKLDALCGKSAD, encoded by the coding sequence ATGAAAATTAACGCTTTTGTGTGGTGTTTTGTGGCACTGATGACAGTCGCTGTGAGTGCCGATGATGACCTGCCACCGTGGATGAACGATCTTAACGTATTGGCTGCAGATGTAATGGAAGGTCGAGAAACCGGCTCTAAAGGTGCGCAGCGCAGTCGCGATTATTTGCTCAAGCGCTACCAGCAAATTGGCCTAAGCGCGTTGCCAACCCTCAACGACTTTACTCATCCGTTTACTGCAACCAAAAACGATCACGTTATCACCGGTATCAATATGCTGGGAATGCTTAACGCCAATCCGGGTGACGGCACTGCTGAGCCAGCCAACCGCTATATTGTAGTGAGCGCACACTATGACCATATAGGCCGCAGCGGAAGGCGAATTTATAACGGTGCCGATGATAATGCCAGTGGCGTTGCAGCCATGCTGTATTTGGCGACTCAGAGCCAGCAACAGCAGCGTCAGTGCCATCAGGTATTTTTGGCGTCGGATGCGGAAGAACATGGTCTTTTAGGTGCCCGCGCATTTGTCCGGGCAGAACTCATCAACAAAGCAGGCATCTTTGTTAACTTAAATCTGGACATGCTCTCCCAACCCGGGGGGCGTCGTGAGGTGCTGGTGAGCGGCAATAAAAGCCATCCCGCTTTTGAGCAGCTCATCAGTGATATTGAGTTTGCCAGTACTATGCCGATGATCGCGACGGATGAGCGAAGCCGTGTCGGGCGTTATCCTAGCAACGTAGACCGGCGAAAAGTCAGCGATCATGCGGCATTTGCCGAGCAGGGTGTGCCTTTTTTGTTTCTCGGCGTGGGGCGACACACTTATTATCATACGCCCAGAGATACTTCCTCGAGGGTAAATCAAGCCTTTTATGCCGAAACGGTGAATGTGGCCTGGCAATACCTGCAAAAGCTCGACGCACTGTGTGGTAAGAGCGCAGACTAA
- a CDS encoding 2OG-Fe(II) oxygenase family protein, translating into MNLVAVDYRADNAAELFAKSLHETGFGVLKNHPIEKHVVNDIYTAWQSFFDSEEKFDYTYNKGTQDGYFPQSVSEVAKGFTKKDIKEYFHYYPWGICPRALKAQLADYYQQATSLAAELLSWVEDNAPAEVKANFNEPLPQMIDGSEQTLLRVLHYPPLDGQEEPDAIRAAAHGDINLLTVLPSANEPGLQVQRKDGSWMDVPCDFGNLIVNIGDMLQEASGGYYPSTIHRVINPEGADMSRSRISLPLFLHPRPDVSLSDRYTAGAYLTERLRELGVI; encoded by the coding sequence ATGAACTTAGTTGCCGTTGATTACCGCGCCGACAATGCCGCGGAACTATTTGCCAAATCGCTGCACGAAACCGGTTTTGGCGTGCTCAAGAACCACCCTATCGAAAAACACGTGGTGAATGATATCTACACTGCCTGGCAGTCGTTTTTCGATAGTGAGGAAAAGTTTGATTACACCTACAACAAAGGCACCCAGGACGGATACTTTCCCCAGTCAGTGTCAGAAGTCGCCAAAGGCTTTACCAAAAAGGATATCAAAGAGTATTTTCACTACTACCCTTGGGGTATTTGCCCGCGCGCATTAAAAGCCCAATTAGCCGATTATTACCAGCAAGCCACCAGCCTGGCGGCGGAACTGTTGAGCTGGGTAGAAGATAATGCCCCGGCTGAGGTTAAAGCCAACTTTAATGAGCCCTTACCGCAAATGATTGACGGCAGCGAGCAAACTTTGTTGCGAGTATTACATTACCCACCGCTGGATGGTCAGGAAGAGCCCGATGCTATTCGTGCGGCCGCACACGGTGATATTAATCTGCTCACCGTTTTGCCCTCAGCCAATGAGCCGGGTCTGCAGGTACAACGCAAAGATGGGTCGTGGATGGACGTTCCCTGTGATTTTGGTAACCTGATTGTGAACATCGGTGACATGTTGCAGGAAGCCAGCGGTGGTTACTATCCGTCAACCATTCACCGGGTTATTAATCCGGAAGGTGCCGACATGTCCCGCTCGCGGATTTCCTTACCCCTGTTTTTGCATCCACGTCCGGATGTGAGCCTGTCAGACCGGTACACTGCCGGCGCCTATCTCACTGAGCGCCTGCGCGAACTGGGTGTCATCTAA
- a CDS encoding tetratricopeptide repeat protein, with translation MKVPTLVVILVALTGMVGCISMQPDSGNTNFPVYANAFPEADTLLVESPEQIMALPPAAGPFIARLKEDARHKHSTITDELVESVFSKRHLGVDYNSDANSPVAETFANSEANCLSLTLMAYALARKAGLDAQLQQVDIPEYWSRKQGFSVLNGHVNVIVWDPSQGQQAHRLIDFDSRLQAQQFAAEPMPLFRAIAMYYNNKAADALMAGDFSRAFRLLSEALKSDDSFASAWVNLGVLYRFNQYYSYAEQAYLRATQTDPGHLTAKENLAILYRLTGREKEADNLLAEVRHLRRENPYFHLNRGDEAFDAGDISRAKHYYRRAYRLDRHNHLVLFAMGKVAHADGEFDNALAFLERALNQARFDTDKQRYLSKLALLSNQYD, from the coding sequence ATGAAAGTACCTACATTGGTTGTGATATTGGTTGCCTTGACAGGGATGGTTGGCTGCATCAGTATGCAACCAGACAGCGGAAATACTAACTTTCCTGTATACGCTAACGCTTTTCCCGAAGCGGATACCCTGCTTGTTGAGTCCCCTGAGCAGATTATGGCGTTACCGCCTGCCGCCGGGCCGTTCATTGCCCGGTTAAAAGAGGATGCCCGACACAAACATTCCACCATCACCGATGAGTTGGTCGAAAGCGTGTTCTCTAAGCGTCACCTCGGGGTTGATTACAATAGTGATGCAAATTCGCCAGTGGCGGAGACCTTTGCCAACAGCGAGGCAAACTGCTTATCGCTAACGCTTATGGCCTATGCATTGGCCCGTAAAGCGGGTCTCGACGCACAGTTACAACAGGTTGATATTCCCGAGTACTGGTCACGTAAGCAGGGGTTCAGTGTGCTTAATGGCCACGTGAACGTCATCGTTTGGGACCCCTCTCAAGGGCAACAGGCCCATCGTTTAATCGATTTCGACTCGCGTCTTCAGGCACAACAGTTTGCTGCCGAACCTATGCCTCTGTTCCGCGCGATAGCCATGTATTATAACAATAAAGCGGCCGACGCTCTCATGGCAGGTGATTTCTCCCGTGCTTTTCGACTGCTGAGCGAAGCTTTGAAATCCGATGACTCCTTTGCTTCTGCCTGGGTGAACTTAGGTGTGCTGTACCGGTTTAATCAATATTACAGTTATGCAGAACAGGCTTATTTGCGTGCCACGCAAACCGATCCGGGTCATCTGACGGCCAAAGAAAATCTCGCAATTTTATATCGTTTAACCGGTCGTGAGAAAGAGGCCGATAACTTGCTGGCTGAAGTTCGTCACTTGCGCAGAGAAAACCCGTATTTCCACCTCAACCGCGGTGATGAAGCATTCGACGCCGGCGATATAAGCCGCGCCAAGCATTATTATCGTCGCGCTTACCGACTCGACAGGCACAATCATTTGGTGTTGTTCGCCATGGGCAAAGTGGCTCATGCCGATGGTGAGTTCGATAATGCACTGGCATTTTTAGAACGCGCCTTAAACCAGGCCCGCTTTGATACCGATAAGCAACGATACTTATCGAAATTAGCGCTGTTAAGCAACCAGTATGATTGA
- the udk gene encoding uridine kinase: MQTPLIIAISGASGSGKSLFTENLINAFSEQGRPVQILREDHYYRAQDHLPMAKREENNYDHPNAFEHELLKAHLGALRNGEPIDYPHYCFKTHTRLPKTERLHPAPVIILEGIMLLARVELLPLYDVKIFIDTPLDICLMRRMMRDVKERGRTMDSVASQYETTVKPMYHQFIEPSRFTADVVVTQGGKNQIALDVIKSHIQQAIN; the protein is encoded by the coding sequence ATGCAAACACCCTTAATTATAGCAATCTCCGGAGCCTCGGGCTCGGGTAAATCACTGTTCACAGAGAACCTGATAAATGCATTTTCTGAGCAGGGCCGACCTGTGCAGATCCTTCGCGAAGATCATTATTACCGTGCGCAGGACCATCTCCCCATGGCAAAACGTGAAGAAAATAATTACGATCACCCAAATGCATTTGAGCACGAGTTATTAAAAGCGCACCTTGGTGCACTACGCAATGGTGAACCCATTGATTACCCGCACTATTGCTTTAAAACGCACACGCGATTACCCAAAACAGAGCGGTTGCATCCGGCCCCGGTTATCATTTTAGAGGGCATTATGCTGCTGGCCAGGGTTGAACTCCTGCCACTCTACGATGTGAAAATATTTATCGATACACCGCTCGACATTTGCCTGATGCGACGCATGATGCGTGACGTCAAAGAGCGCGGCAGAACCATGGATTCGGTAGCATCACAGTACGAAACAACCGTAAAACCCATGTATCATCAGTTTATCGAGCCGAGCCGGTTTACCGCAGACGTTGTTGTAACCCAGGGCGGCAAAAATCAAATTGCACTTGATGTGATCAAATCACACATACAGCAAGCCATAAATTAA
- a CDS encoding ParA family protein: MKRVVFNQKGGVGKSTISTNLAAESALRGYKTLLVDLDAQGNSTHYAGVDIGEDTLTVADMFKQIVGWFNKPQPPEAFVQATVFDNLFVLPSDPALATIERELESRYKMFKLRETLDSLTEQFERIYIDTPPNFNFYSKAALIAADEFLVPFDCDHFSAQAIERLLDNVMEIKEDHNQSLQLSGVIINQFNAQAKLPGALIAELQAQGLPLFNTRLSSSVKVKESHSHRTPLPFLMPSHKVTKQIAALFDEIEA, translated from the coding sequence ATGAAACGCGTGGTATTTAATCAGAAAGGCGGTGTGGGTAAGTCAACGATCAGTACTAATCTTGCCGCAGAGAGCGCATTAAGAGGCTACAAGACACTGTTAGTCGACTTAGATGCCCAGGGCAATAGTACTCATTACGCAGGCGTCGACATCGGCGAAGATACCCTTACGGTAGCCGATATGTTTAAACAGATTGTCGGCTGGTTTAATAAGCCGCAGCCTCCCGAAGCCTTTGTTCAGGCAACGGTGTTCGACAATCTCTTTGTCTTACCATCCGATCCGGCATTGGCGACCATAGAGCGGGAACTTGAATCGCGCTATAAGATGTTCAAACTGCGCGAAACCCTCGACTCGTTAACCGAGCAGTTTGAGCGTATTTACATCGATACGCCACCAAACTTTAACTTTTATTCCAAGGCCGCGTTAATCGCTGCAGATGAGTTTTTAGTCCCTTTTGACTGCGATCATTTCTCCGCGCAGGCAATTGAGCGGCTGCTCGATAACGTCATGGAGATTAAAGAAGACCATAATCAGTCGTTGCAGTTGTCTGGGGTGATCATCAACCAGTTTAACGCTCAGGCCAAGTTACCCGGTGCATTAATTGCTGAGCTGCAGGCGCAGGGCTTGCCGCTGTTTAATACCCGCCTGAGCAGCTCGGTCAAAGTGAAAGAGTCTCACTCGCACAGAACCCCATTGCCCTTTTTAATGCCCAGCCACAAGGTCACCAAACAAATCGCTGCACTGTTCGATGAAATAGAAGCCTGA
- a CDS encoding NupC/NupG family nucleoside CNT transporter, with protein sequence MISLLGVALLLAIALAFSANRGAINWRTVGGAFAIQALVGAFVLYFEPGIQLLLKLTVFVQNIIDYSQAGIDFIFGPIGDKSLGFIFAFNVLPVIIFFSSLIAVLYHLKIMNIIIRLIGGLLQKTLKTSRPESMSAAANIFVGQTEAPLVVRPFIPGMTRSELFAIMVGGLASIAGSVMAGYAGMGIELKYLLAASFMAAPGGLLMAKIMQPETAAPQNELNESEEQNTVYANVFDAAASGAASGLQLALNVGAMLLAFIALIAMLNGIIGWAGGLFDVESLTIQQILGFLLQPVAWALGVPWSEAQVAGSFIGQKFVVNEFVAYLDFLQAQSTLTPLSQAIITFALCGFANLSSIAILMGGIGAMAPTRRKEIAQLGLKAVFAATLANLMSAALAGFYLSMA encoded by the coding sequence ATGATCAGTTTACTCGGCGTTGCCCTGCTACTCGCCATCGCTCTGGCCTTTTCCGCTAACCGGGGCGCTATTAACTGGCGTACCGTAGGCGGCGCCTTTGCCATTCAGGCCCTGGTGGGTGCATTTGTCCTGTATTTTGAACCAGGTATACAATTGCTGCTCAAATTAACGGTATTCGTTCAGAATATCATCGACTACAGTCAGGCTGGTATTGATTTCATTTTCGGTCCTATTGGCGATAAGTCTCTGGGCTTTATTTTTGCGTTTAATGTATTACCGGTCATTATTTTCTTTTCTTCGCTTATTGCCGTGCTATACCACCTGAAAATCATGAATATTATTATTCGTTTAATTGGTGGGTTATTACAGAAAACACTTAAAACCAGCCGCCCGGAGTCGATGTCGGCCGCAGCCAATATTTTTGTGGGTCAAACCGAGGCGCCGCTCGTGGTTCGCCCCTTTATCCCTGGTATGACCCGCTCTGAGTTATTTGCCATTATGGTCGGTGGTTTAGCGTCCATTGCCGGCTCTGTAATGGCGGGTTATGCAGGTATGGGGATAGAGTTGAAGTACCTGTTGGCAGCGAGCTTTATGGCCGCACCGGGAGGCTTACTGATGGCCAAAATTATGCAGCCCGAAACTGCCGCGCCACAAAATGAGCTGAATGAGTCAGAAGAACAAAACACAGTGTATGCGAATGTGTTTGATGCCGCTGCCAGCGGCGCCGCATCGGGCTTACAACTGGCACTTAATGTGGGCGCCATGTTGTTAGCATTTATCGCCCTGATTGCAATGCTAAACGGTATCATAGGCTGGGCTGGCGGCTTGTTTGACGTCGAGTCCCTGACCATCCAGCAAATTCTTGGCTTTTTATTGCAACCGGTCGCCTGGGCATTGGGCGTACCATGGAGCGAGGCGCAGGTAGCGGGCAGTTTTATTGGTCAGAAGTTTGTGGTCAATGAATTCGTTGCCTATCTTGATTTTCTGCAGGCGCAATCAACTTTAACGCCACTGAGCCAGGCTATCATTACGTTTGCACTCTGTGGATTTGCTAACCTGTCATCGATTGCCATATTAATGGGTGGGATCGGCGCCATGGCCCCCACCCGCCGCAAAGAGATTGCTCAATTAGGCCTAAAGGCCGTTTTTGCAGCCACTTTAGCCAATTTGATGAGTGCAGCATTGGCAGGTTTTTACCTATCGATGGCGTAG